The following are from one region of the Robbsia betulipollinis genome:
- a CDS encoding amidase, translating into MRIDDPHPATGPASSLAATLNATRGDAAATLARLAIAQERAAAVEPWLKAFYFRPADYSAQDPHALAPLPLAGLPIGVKDLIATADMPTTYGSPIYADFRPAADAWIVARIRAFGGVVFGKTVTTEFAWRHPGPTVNPWNRLHTPGGSSSGSAAAVAAGIVPLALGTQTVGSVLRPAAFCGVVGYKPSHGRVPTDGVHPLAPSLDHVGFFAKTVEDVALAYALFVDADARPEANALLGAAAWQAYFTAAQPLRLGVVRTPFWDKASAAQQANFAQALARLRAAGVTLVERDPFDDMPAILDALQTVLRAEAFAGIGPLAASHPDLLSDHMKALTAAGAAVPPQAYRAALDMQRRLRGAFPAFLDGCDALVTIPAAGEAPEGLSDTGDATFCAPWSFLGVPAVSVPSGRGAAGLPLGLQLVGDMGADLALLRIAAWVENVVR; encoded by the coding sequence ATGCGCATCGACGATCCACACCCGGCGACGGGCCCGGCGTCCTCTCTCGCCGCGACGTTGAACGCGACCCGGGGCGATGCGGCGGCCACTCTCGCGCGGCTGGCCATCGCACAGGAACGCGCCGCCGCCGTCGAACCCTGGCTCAAGGCGTTTTACTTCCGGCCGGCAGACTACAGCGCGCAGGACCCGCATGCGCTCGCGCCCTTGCCGCTGGCGGGCCTGCCGATCGGCGTGAAGGATCTGATCGCGACCGCCGACATGCCCACCACGTATGGGTCGCCGATCTATGCGGATTTCCGGCCCGCCGCGGATGCGTGGATCGTCGCGCGGATCCGTGCCTTCGGCGGCGTCGTATTCGGCAAGACCGTGACCACCGAGTTCGCCTGGCGGCATCCGGGGCCGACGGTCAATCCCTGGAACCGGCTGCATACGCCGGGCGGTTCGTCGAGCGGCTCGGCCGCGGCGGTGGCGGCGGGTATCGTGCCGCTCGCCCTGGGCACGCAGACCGTCGGCTCGGTCCTGCGGCCCGCCGCGTTTTGCGGCGTGGTCGGCTACAAGCCCAGCCATGGCCGGGTGCCGACCGACGGCGTGCATCCGCTGGCGCCGTCGCTCGACCACGTCGGGTTTTTTGCGAAAACCGTCGAGGACGTCGCGCTCGCCTATGCATTGTTCGTCGATGCGGATGCACGGCCCGAGGCAAACGCGCTGCTTGGCGCCGCGGCATGGCAGGCGTATTTCACCGCCGCGCAGCCGTTGCGGCTGGGCGTCGTGCGCACGCCTTTCTGGGATAAGGCCAGCGCCGCGCAACAGGCCAACTTCGCGCAGGCGCTCGCGCGTCTGCGCGCGGCCGGCGTGACGTTGGTCGAGCGCGACCCTTTCGACGACATGCCCGCCATCCTCGACGCGCTGCAAACGGTGCTGCGCGCCGAGGCGTTCGCCGGCATCGGCCCGCTCGCCGCCTCGCACCCGGACCTGCTCAGCGACCACATGAAAGCCCTGACCGCCGCGGGCGCTGCGGTGCCGCCGCAAGCGTACCGGGCGGCGCTGGATATGCAGCGCCGCCTGCGCGGCGCTTTCCCCGCTTTCCTCGACGGCTGCGACGCGCTCGTGACGATTCCCGCGGCTGGCGAAGCGCCCGAGGGTCTGAGCGATACCGGCGACGCGACGTTCTGCGCGCCCTGGAGCTTCCTCGGCGTGCCGGCCGTATCGGTGCCGTCCGGGCGCGGCGCGGCGGGGTTGCCGCTGGGTCTGCAACTGGTGGGAGACATGGGTGCGGACCTGGCCCTGCTGCGGATCGCCGCCTGGGTCGAGAACGTCGTGAGATAG
- the puuE gene encoding allantoinase PuuE, with protein sequence MHLSYPRDLIGYGGKSVHPDWPGNARIAVQFVLNYEEGGENSVLHGDAGSEQFLSDIPGAASYPARHMSMESLYEYGSRAGVWRILREFERRGLPLTVFAVGMALERHPDLARAFVELGHEIACHGYRWIHYQDVPEEVEREHMARGIAAIEKLCGVRPLGWYTGRDSINTRRLVVEQGGFAYDADSYGDDLPFWTQVATASGTRVPHLVVPYTLDTNDMRFAVSPGFTNADDFFVYLRDAFDVLYVEGETQPKMLSIGMHCRLLGRPGRFRALQRFLDHIERHDRVWVTRRIDIAQHWRRHHPFQPPG encoded by the coding sequence ATGCACCTTTCTTACCCGCGCGATCTGATCGGCTATGGCGGCAAGTCCGTCCATCCGGATTGGCCCGGCAATGCCCGGATTGCCGTGCAGTTCGTCCTGAACTACGAAGAAGGCGGGGAGAACAGCGTCCTGCATGGTGACGCGGGCTCCGAGCAATTTCTGTCGGACATCCCCGGCGCGGCGTCTTACCCGGCGCGACACATGAGCATGGAATCGCTGTACGAATACGGGTCGCGCGCCGGTGTCTGGCGCATCCTGCGCGAATTCGAGCGCCGCGGTCTGCCGCTGACCGTGTTCGCCGTCGGCATGGCGCTCGAACGACACCCCGACCTCGCCCGCGCCTTCGTCGAACTGGGCCATGAAATCGCCTGTCACGGCTATCGCTGGATTCACTACCAGGACGTGCCGGAAGAGGTCGAACGCGAGCACATGGCGCGCGGCATCGCGGCGATCGAAAAGCTGTGCGGCGTGCGGCCGCTGGGCTGGTACACCGGCCGCGACAGCATCAACACGCGCCGTCTGGTCGTCGAGCAGGGCGGCTTCGCCTACGATGCCGATTCCTACGGCGACGACCTGCCGTTCTGGACCCAGGTCGCCACCGCCTCCGGAACCCGTGTTCCGCATTTGGTCGTGCCCTACACGCTCGACACGAATGACATGCGCTTTGCGGTCAGCCCCGGTTTCACCAACGCCGACGACTTTTTCGTCTACCTGCGCGACGCGTTCGACGTGCTGTATGTGGAAGGCGAGACGCAACCGAAGATGCTGTCGATCGGCATGCACTGCCGCCTGCTCGGCCGGCCCGGTCGGTTTCGCGCGCTGCAGCGCTTTCTCGATCACATCGAGCGGCACGACCGCGTCTGGGTGACGCGTCGCATCGACATCGCGCAGCATTGGCGCCGGCATCACCCTTTCCAGCCGCCCGGCTGA
- a CDS encoding ABC transporter ATP-binding protein — protein MTLPTNPSNTIPPSAPTSSPASSRRAGPLAGALASEDARLRVAHLSHAFEAEDGTRVAIFEKLDFHVGSGEIVSIVGRSGAGKSTLFNLISGLLRPQAGRVAVGPRADGSAGRIAYMLQKDLLLPWRSILQNALLGIELYRKVTPADVARARDMLARYGLGGVVDAYPHALSGGMRQRAALTRTLLVEPTLVLLDEPFSALDYETRLALEDDVMALRDSSGTSVVLVTHDIEEAIAMSDRVILLGGRPARIEDEIDIVLSTHGPRTAVSAREAPEFRTYHARIWGGLRSNTIQHAGATA, from the coding sequence ATGACGCTGCCAACGAACCCGTCGAACACGATTCCGCCGTCCGCACCCACGTCCTCACCCGCGTCCTCACGCAGGGCCGGGCCGCTCGCCGGCGCCCTTGCGAGCGAAGACGCGCGTCTGCGGGTCGCGCATCTCAGTCACGCTTTCGAGGCCGAGGACGGCACGCGTGTTGCCATCTTCGAAAAGCTCGATTTTCACGTGGGCAGCGGCGAGATCGTCTCGATCGTCGGGCGTAGCGGCGCCGGCAAGAGCACGCTGTTCAACCTGATATCCGGCCTGCTGCGGCCGCAGGCGGGCAGGGTGGCCGTCGGCCCGCGTGCCGACGGCAGCGCCGGCCGGATCGCCTACATGCTGCAAAAGGACCTGCTGCTGCCGTGGCGCTCGATTCTGCAGAACGCGCTGCTCGGCATCGAACTGTACCGCAAGGTCACGCCGGCCGATGTCGCGCGCGCCCGGGACATGCTCGCGCGCTACGGCCTGGGCGGGGTCGTCGACGCGTACCCGCACGCGCTCTCCGGCGGCATGCGGCAACGCGCGGCACTCACGCGCACCTTGCTGGTCGAGCCGACCCTGGTGCTGCTCGACGAGCCGTTCTCGGCGCTCGACTACGAGACCCGTCTCGCGCTCGAGGACGACGTGATGGCCCTGCGCGACAGCAGCGGCACGAGCGTCGTGCTGGTCACGCACGATATCGAGGAAGCGATCGCGATGAGCGACCGCGTCATTCTGCTCGGCGGTCGCCCGGCGCGCATCGAGGACGAGATCGACATCGTGCTGTCGACGCACGGCCCGCGCACGGCGGTATCGGCGCGCGAAGCGCCCGAATTCCGCACCTATCACGCCCGCATCTGGGGCGGACTGCGCAGCAACACCATCCAGCACGCGGGAGCGACGGCATGA
- a CDS encoding GntR family transcriptional regulator, giving the protein MSKYFQSARQYVLTTLRTEILKGRYPENTHLRQEEVARRLNVSTTPVREAFRDLRAEGLVSIDANKGVVTRSLTIADVTEIYELRITLEPMLARRACLHMTEEHLAAATHCHETMSATDSPEQWSMVNEAFHDHFVASQARTRLFEMVASLSRVARPYVALSMHVDREIMESNNREHAALLAAYRDGDASAVQAQTRSHLENTRDALVACVDQWAAPRAAG; this is encoded by the coding sequence TTGAGCAAATACTTCCAGAGCGCCCGGCAATATGTGTTGACGACGCTGCGCACGGAAATTCTCAAGGGGCGGTACCCGGAGAATACGCATCTGCGGCAGGAGGAAGTGGCGCGGCGCCTGAACGTCAGCACGACGCCGGTGCGCGAGGCGTTTCGCGACCTGCGTGCCGAGGGTCTGGTATCGATCGATGCCAACAAGGGCGTCGTGACGCGCAGCCTGACGATCGCCGACGTGACGGAAATCTATGAGCTGCGCATCACGCTGGAGCCGATGCTCGCCCGGCGCGCCTGCCTGCACATGACGGAAGAGCATCTCGCGGCGGCGACGCACTGTCACGAAACGATGAGCGCGACCGATTCGCCGGAACAGTGGTCGATGGTGAACGAGGCGTTTCACGACCATTTCGTCGCCAGTCAGGCGCGCACGCGTCTTTTCGAGATGGTCGCGTCGCTGTCGCGCGTGGCGCGTCCGTATGTGGCGTTATCGATGCATGTCGACCGGGAAATCATGGAAAGCAACAATCGCGAGCACGCGGCGCTGCTCGCGGCCTACCGGGACGGGGACGCGTCGGCCGTGCAGGCGCAGACGCGTTCGCATCTGGAAAATACGCGCGACGCGCTGGTGGCCTGCGTCGATCAATGGGCGGCGCCGCGCGCCGCCGGCTGA
- a CDS encoding ABC transporter permease: protein MSEAAVAAGVPRRRTRARRFDKAGAAGIVTLIMIALVVLWQVAAARGWINGQLFGSPSGIYGAARIGLTQGTLVSDTLTTLYETVMGLLIGSGLGIAAGLLLWFVPRVSGVAEGFSVILNSIPKIALGPLIIIWFGSDMTSKVWLAGISTFAVAMISSCAAAREVDRDLLNLFLSFNAKPAMIFRKLIVPGALPWIFSTLRVNIGFALIGAVVGEYIASQAGLGHEVFVAGSLFDLNTVWLGIIVLTLMATLLTWIVQLAEARIVSWKTQR, encoded by the coding sequence ATGAGCGAAGCAGCGGTGGCGGCAGGCGTGCCCAGGCGGCGTACGCGCGCCCGGCGTTTCGACAAGGCCGGGGCGGCGGGCATCGTGACGCTCATCATGATCGCGCTGGTCGTGCTCTGGCAGGTGGCCGCCGCGCGCGGCTGGATCAACGGGCAGCTGTTCGGTTCGCCGTCGGGCATCTACGGGGCCGCGCGGATCGGCCTGACGCAGGGCACGCTGGTGTCGGACACGCTGACGACGCTCTACGAGACGGTGATGGGGCTGCTGATCGGTAGCGGCCTGGGCATCGCCGCGGGCCTGCTGCTCTGGTTCGTCCCACGCGTCTCCGGCGTGGCCGAGGGCTTCTCCGTGATCCTCAACAGCATCCCGAAAATCGCGCTGGGTCCGCTGATCATCATCTGGTTCGGCTCGGACATGACCTCGAAGGTCTGGCTGGCCGGCATTTCCACGTTCGCCGTGGCGATGATCTCGTCGTGTGCGGCGGCCCGGGAAGTCGACCGCGATCTGCTGAACCTGTTTCTGTCGTTCAACGCGAAACCCGCCATGATCTTTCGCAAGCTGATCGTGCCGGGCGCACTGCCCTGGATCTTCTCGACGCTGCGCGTCAACATCGGTTTCGCGCTGATCGGCGCGGTGGTGGGCGAATACATCGCTTCGCAGGCGGGCCTCGGCCACGAGGTGTTCGTCGCCGGTTCCCTGTTTGACCTCAATACGGTGTGGCTGGGCATCATCGTCCTGACGCTGATGGCCACGCTGCTCACCTGGATCGTTCAACTCGCCGAAGCAAGGATCGTCTCATGGAAAACACAACGTTGA
- a CDS encoding ABC transporter substrate-binding protein: MENTTLKLLRACCAVPLAAALGMPAAQAAAPEKVVVYQAFQSIQYLPLYVAIDKGFFAKNGLDVQKVTAGSGASGVAAVIGGHADFSLQDPMTAVLANLKGATLVNVANIVAGVPVWVITPPNSGLKQVADLAGKTVSTALPPSTSTYLLQRLIKQEKLANLNVNTVQLGTELAPVSAGRAVAAALYEPQVDQGIASGYKILYAFPKAYPGGYAFSTMDTLAATIKTRPKMVAAFVKAIGEAEALIQQSPDTARAVAEAEFPTLDKKIVDSAVARLIGQKIYAATPEISEQAFRNALELQEYIGNIQPGSVTYAGAVDNSFAQAAK, encoded by the coding sequence ATGGAAAACACAACGTTGAAGCTGTTGCGGGCATGCTGCGCCGTGCCGCTGGCCGCCGCCCTCGGCATGCCGGCCGCCCAGGCCGCCGCACCGGAAAAAGTGGTGGTGTATCAGGCCTTCCAGTCGATTCAGTATCTGCCCCTGTATGTGGCGATCGACAAGGGGTTTTTCGCGAAGAACGGCCTCGACGTGCAGAAGGTCACCGCGGGCAGCGGCGCGTCGGGCGTCGCCGCGGTGATCGGCGGACATGCCGACTTCTCGCTGCAGGATCCGATGACGGCGGTGCTCGCGAACCTCAAGGGCGCGACCCTGGTCAATGTCGCGAACATCGTCGCGGGCGTGCCGGTGTGGGTCATCACGCCGCCGAATTCCGGTCTGAAGCAGGTGGCGGACCTCGCGGGCAAGACGGTGTCGACCGCGTTGCCGCCGTCGACCAGCACCTATTTGCTGCAGCGGCTGATCAAACAGGAAAAGCTCGCGAACCTGAACGTCAACACCGTGCAACTGGGCACCGAACTCGCGCCGGTGAGCGCGGGACGCGCGGTGGCCGCCGCCCTGTACGAACCGCAGGTCGACCAGGGCATCGCGTCGGGATACAAGATCCTGTACGCGTTCCCGAAGGCCTACCCGGGCGGCTATGCGTTCTCGACGATGGATACGCTGGCGGCGACGATCAAGACCCGGCCGAAGATGGTTGCCGCCTTCGTCAAGGCGATCGGCGAGGCCGAGGCGCTGATCCAGCAGTCGCCGGACACGGCCCGGGCCGTCGCGGAAGCGGAATTCCCGACGCTCGACAAGAAGATCGTCGACAGCGCGGTGGCGCGGCTGATTGGTCAGAAGATCTACGCGGCGACCCCCGAAATCTCGGAACAGGCGTTTCGCAACGCGCTCGAACTCCAGGAATACATCGGCAACATCCAGCCCGGCAGCGTGACGTACGCCGGTGCCGTCGACAATTCCTTCGCGCAGGCGGCGAAGTGA
- a CDS encoding amidase translates to MDTSLTSLSAVAARRLIGSRRLSPVELLDACIAQIEALNPAVNAVAATCFERARAEARLAEQAVMRGDALGLLHGLPLGVKDLEETADVLTTYGSPIYRAHVPVHDNVMVARLRAAGAILTAKTNTPEMGAGANTRNAVWGATGNPFNPMLNAGGSSGGSAVALATGMLPVCTGSDTGGSLRIPAALCGVVGFRPSPGMVPGDTRPLGWSPLTVSGPMGRTVADTRLQLAANAGLDGSEPLGAEGDPLALLRAREVDLASLRIGYTEDFGVCAVAGAMRETFRRKIAAVSRYVKVCEPVAFELGEADRCFDIIRAQNFIAGFQEIYERDPELLGPNTRVNYEMGRAMSLADGVWAHAEQTRLFRRFQKSFAHYDLIVSPACSISPFPWSEPHLADMDGQPLANYYRWLGLTYVVTLTTHPALSLPCGTDYAGMPFGLQLVGPFRGDRRLLDIAQALESAFGGDDALKRACPDLSALAYPVAALKSIVTDPPHLPAAP, encoded by the coding sequence ATGGACACATCACTCACTTCCCTCTCGGCGGTCGCGGCGCGGCGCCTGATCGGCAGCCGGCGCCTGTCGCCGGTCGAATTGCTGGATGCGTGCATCGCGCAAATCGAGGCTCTCAATCCGGCGGTCAACGCTGTTGCCGCGACCTGTTTCGAGCGGGCGCGGGCCGAGGCGCGGCTGGCCGAGCAGGCGGTGATGCGCGGCGACGCGCTCGGCCTGCTGCATGGCCTGCCGCTGGGCGTCAAGGATCTCGAGGAAACCGCCGATGTGCTGACCACGTACGGTTCTCCGATCTACCGCGCCCATGTTCCCGTACACGACAACGTCATGGTGGCGCGGTTGCGGGCCGCGGGCGCGATTCTCACGGCCAAGACCAACACGCCGGAAATGGGCGCGGGCGCGAATACCCGTAACGCCGTCTGGGGCGCCACCGGCAATCCTTTCAACCCGATGCTGAATGCCGGGGGATCCTCGGGCGGTTCCGCGGTCGCGCTGGCGACCGGCATGCTGCCGGTGTGCACGGGTTCCGACACGGGCGGCTCCCTGCGCATTCCCGCCGCGCTGTGCGGGGTCGTGGGTTTCCGTCCGTCGCCCGGCATGGTGCCGGGCGACACCCGCCCGCTGGGATGGTCGCCGTTGACCGTCTCCGGACCGATGGGGCGAACCGTCGCCGACACCCGCCTGCAACTGGCGGCGAACGCGGGCCTGGACGGCAGCGAGCCGCTGGGCGCCGAAGGGGATCCGCTCGCGCTGCTGCGCGCGCGCGAGGTCGATCTGGCGTCATTGCGCATCGGCTATACCGAGGACTTCGGCGTGTGCGCGGTCGCCGGCGCGATGCGCGAGACCTTTCGCCGGAAAATCGCCGCCGTGTCGCGCTACGTCAAGGTATGCGAGCCGGTCGCGTTCGAATTGGGCGAGGCGGACCGGTGTTTCGACATCATCCGCGCGCAGAATTTCATCGCGGGCTTCCAGGAGATCTACGAGCGCGACCCGGAACTGCTCGGGCCCAATACGCGCGTCAATTACGAAATGGGACGGGCGATGTCGCTGGCCGACGGGGTCTGGGCGCACGCCGAGCAGACGCGTCTGTTCCGGCGCTTCCAGAAGTCCTTCGCGCACTACGATCTGATCGTGTCGCCGGCTTGCTCGATCTCGCCTTTCCCGTGGTCGGAGCCGCATCTCGCCGACATGGATGGTCAGCCCCTCGCGAACTATTATCGTTGGCTGGGGCTGACCTACGTCGTCACGCTCACGACTCATCCGGCCCTGTCCCTGCCGTGCGGAACGGATTACGCGGGTATGCCGTTCGGGCTGCAACTCGTCGGTCCTTTTCGCGGCGACCGGCGCCTGCTCGATATCGCGCAGGCGCTGGAATCCGCGTTCGGCGGCGACGACGCCTTGAAGCGCGCATGTCCGGATCTGTCCGCCCTCGCGTACCCCGTTGCCGCGCTGAAGTCGATCGTCACGGACCCTCCGCATCTTCCTGCGGCGCCTTGA